The Thermovirga sp. DNA segment CCAGGGAGGCTATTTCGCTGTTAGACATCGAGTCGCCAATCGTGATCGCCCCTTTGCTCCCCATAGGTAGTTCAAATCACCACCTTTTTGCCTGTACCGTGTCCTTGAGCGCGAACACCTACCTCCGAGTTCTTCGGGATATTTGCACCTCCCTTGCGACCTCTGGTTTCCGCCGATTGGTTTTCGTCAATGGCCATGGCGGAAACGATTTGCCCATGAGGCTGGTATGCAATGACGTGATTCTCGATACCGATATCACAGTAGGTGCCTGCTCCTATTGGACCTTGACCTCGGTGTTGCCCGATCCGCCGATTACTCCTCTTGATCATGCTGGAACGTACGAAACGGCACTTATTA contains these protein-coding regions:
- a CDS encoding creatininase family protein produces the protein MGIVNFIGNMTRDQVAAVADSAIAVVPIGSTEQHGAHLPLLTDSLICEAVTREAISLLDIESPIVIAPLLPIGSSNHHLFACTVSLSANTYLRVLRDICTSLATSGFRRLVFVNGHGGNDLPMRLVCNDVILDTDITVGACSYWTLTSVLPDPPITPLDHAGTYETALI